From the Danio aesculapii chromosome 9, fDanAes4.1, whole genome shotgun sequence genome, one window contains:
- the LOC130235369 gene encoding uncharacterized protein LOC130235369, with the protein MSLACLSLSAGEASMEALELELEAVESQIRSLETKREGIRALLLTRTRSSEVSVRYNDNLPVSSTPRVSLSRPSAPRTRCTQASFTPTPGYHGPWVQPRKVLARSRGRTSPPPVFEIPTENRFAPLRETGRDVAIIGDSIVRHVRSTSSKDTYYPERCREPRCRRPPRGDERHRAPADGDPEEGLQEPDRDGSTHFARHADHRFWTASYLPPRK; encoded by the exons atgtcgcttgcgtgtctgtccttgagtgcaggagaggcatcgatggaggcgctggagctggagctggaagcggtggagtcccagattcgctcgctggagacgaagcgagagggcatcagggctctgctcttaacccgtactcgctcgtctgaggtaagtgtccgatacaacgacaatctcccagtttcttcaaccccgcgtgtttctctgtccaggcccagcgcaccgaggacgcggtgcacccaggcgtcgttcacgccgactcccggctaccacggcccctgggtgcaaccgcgtaaggtgcttgccaggtcccggggcagaacgtctcctcctccggtgttcgagatccccacggagaaccgcttcgcccctctccgcgagacgggtcgcgatgttgccatcattggcgactcaatcgtccgccacgtccgctccacttcctccaaag atacctactatcctgagcgctgccgagagcctcggtgccgccgtcctccacgtggggacgaacgacaccgggctccggcagacggagatcctgaagaaggacttcaggagcctgatcgagacggttcgacgcacttcgcccgccacgcagatcatcgtttctggaccgcttcctacctaccgccgaggaaatga